Proteins found in one Methylobacterium sp. CB376 genomic segment:
- a CDS encoding ChbG/HpnK family deacetylase yields the protein MPPERRPIVLCADDYGLSPGVSRGILALARAGRISATGLMTNLPSFAPAAPPLREVAGRVGLGLHLTLTAGAPLGPMPRLAPGGALPSLGRLMRAAFAGALDAAETEGEIARQLDAFERALGRPPDFVDGHQHVHVLPGLRGALLAVLARRGLAGRTWLRDPGDRLAALLARPSAPKAGLVRALALGFRRAAVRAGFPTNRGFSGFSDFAPGSGFAESFERAFARLGPAPLVMCHPGEADDALRALDPVVASRPAELAYLASERFATFLEREGLRLAPAPGARGSCGGGGPG from the coding sequence ATGCCACCTGAACGGCGACCGATCGTGCTCTGCGCCGACGATTACGGGCTGAGCCCCGGGGTGAGCCGCGGGATCCTGGCCCTCGCCCGGGCCGGCCGGATCTCGGCGACGGGGTTGATGACGAACCTGCCCTCCTTCGCCCCGGCGGCCCCGCCCCTGCGCGAGGTCGCCGGGCGGGTCGGGCTCGGCCTGCACCTCACGCTGACGGCGGGCGCGCCGCTCGGGCCGATGCCGCGGCTCGCCCCCGGCGGCGCCCTGCCGTCCCTGGGGCGGCTGATGCGGGCGGCCTTCGCGGGCGCCCTCGATGCCGCCGAGACCGAGGGCGAGATCGCCCGCCAGCTCGACGCCTTCGAGCGGGCCCTCGGCCGCCCGCCGGACTTCGTCGACGGGCACCAGCACGTGCACGTGCTGCCCGGGCTGCGGGGCGCGCTCCTCGCGGTGCTCGCCCGGCGGGGCCTGGCCGGGCGGACCTGGCTGCGCGATCCGGGCGACCGCCTCGCCGCCCTCCTGGCCCGGCCCTCGGCCCCGAAGGCCGGGCTCGTGCGCGCCCTCGCGCTCGGCTTCCGGCGCGCGGCGGTCCGGGCGGGGTTCCCGACCAACCGCGGCTTCTCGGGCTTCTCGGATTTCGCGCCCGGCAGCGGGTTCGCGGAGTCCTTCGAGCGGGCCTTCGCCCGGCTCGGCCCGGCGCCCCTCGTCATGTGCCATCCGGGCGAGGCGGACGACGCCCTGCGGGCCCTCGACCCGGTGGTCGCGAGCCGGCCGGCGGAGCTCGCCTACCTCGCCTCGGAGCGGTTCGCGACCTTCCTGGAGCGGGAGGGCTTGCGCCTCGCGCCAGCCCCCGGAGCGCGCGGGTCCTGCGGCGGCGGAGGACCCGGCTGA
- a CDS encoding superoxide dismutase, whose protein sequence is MAFTLPELPYAYDALQPYMSKETLEFHHDKHHKAYVDTGNKLLEGSELAGKSVEEVVKASYGQNQPLFNNAGQHYNHIHFWQWMKPNGGGAIPGALEKKIAEDLGGADKFKADFIQAGVSQFGSGWAWLAVRNGKLEIMKTPNGENPLVHGAKPILGVDVWEHSYYIDYRNRRPDYLKAFIENLVNWEHVEKMYHEAIA, encoded by the coding sequence ATGGCCTTCACGCTGCCCGAACTGCCCTACGCCTACGACGCGCTGCAGCCCTACATGTCGAAGGAAACCCTCGAGTTTCACCACGACAAGCACCACAAGGCCTACGTCGATACCGGCAACAAGCTGCTCGAAGGGTCGGAGCTGGCGGGCAAGTCCGTCGAGGAGGTGGTGAAGGCGTCCTACGGCCAGAACCAGCCGCTCTTCAACAACGCGGGCCAGCACTACAACCACATCCACTTCTGGCAATGGATGAAGCCGAACGGCGGCGGCGCCATCCCGGGCGCGCTCGAGAAGAAGATCGCCGAGGATCTGGGCGGCGCCGACAAGTTCAAGGCGGATTTCATCCAGGCCGGCGTGTCGCAGTTCGGCTCGGGCTGGGCCTGGCTCGCGGTCCGGAACGGCAAGCTCGAGATCATGAAGACCCCCAACGGCGAGAACCCGCTGGTGCACGGGGCCAAGCCGATCCTCGGCGTCGACGTCTGGGAGCATTCCTACTACATCGACTACCGCAATCGCCGTCCCGACTACCTCAAGGCCTTCATCGAGAACTTGGTGAACTGGGAGCACGTGGAGAAAATGTACCACGAGGCGATCGCCTGA
- a CDS encoding haloacid dehalogenase type II, with protein MPAPILSPSPSLPAMNPVRAVVFDAYGTLFDVHSAVQRHAAALGPQAASLSETWRQKQLEYSWVLSLIGRYAPFRRLTEQALDTALALHPGVDPALRPALLDAYRTLDAYPEVPATLEALRARGLRTAILSNGDGPMLDEAVRAARLGPLLDAVLSVDPAGIFKTSPRAYALATAHLGLAAPEILFVSSNRWDVAGACAFGLAPVWVNRAGRPDEYADLPPVRVIDRLDALLSG; from the coding sequence ATGCCCGCTCCCATCCTCTCGCCCTCCCCCTCGCTCCCTGCCATGAACCCCGTCCGCGCCGTCGTCTTCGACGCCTACGGCACCCTGTTCGACGTGCATTCCGCCGTGCAGCGCCACGCCGCCGCCCTGGGGCCGCAGGCGGCGAGCCTCTCCGAGACCTGGCGGCAGAAGCAGCTCGAATACAGCTGGGTCCTGTCGCTGATCGGGCGCTACGCCCCGTTCCGCCGCCTGACCGAGCAGGCCCTCGACACCGCGCTCGCCCTGCACCCGGGCGTCGATCCGGCCCTGCGGCCGGCGCTCCTCGACGCCTACCGGACCCTCGACGCCTATCCGGAGGTTCCCGCCACCCTCGAAGCGCTGCGGGCGCGGGGGCTGCGGACCGCGATCCTGTCGAACGGCGACGGGCCGATGCTCGACGAGGCCGTGCGCGCCGCCCGGCTCGGGCCGCTGCTCGACGCCGTGCTCTCGGTCGATCCGGCCGGGATCTTCAAGACCAGTCCGCGCGCCTACGCGCTGGCCACCGCGCATCTCGGACTCGCCGCCCCGGAGATCCTGTTCGTCTCCTCGAACCGCTGGGACGTGGCGGGGGCCTGCGCCTTCGGCCTCGCGCCGGTCTGGGTCAACCGCGCGGGCCGTCCCGACGAGTACGCGGACCTGCCCCCGGTCCGGGTGATCGACCGGCTCGACGCGCTCCTGTCCGGCTGA
- a CDS encoding L,D-transpeptidase family protein, producing the protein MARSRARILALVAAALALLPAGPGRAAPAPKHLPAKHLSAKHLAPIPGPTLALMAARGTAPGAPILMRAFKKEAEIEVWTRGADGRFAHLKTFPICRWSGQLGPKRRSGDRQAPEGFYSIRPAQMNPNSRYYLSFDVGYPNAYDRAHGGTGSALMVHGTCSSAGCFAMTDAQVSEIFALAREAFAGGQAAFQFQAYPFRMSAAALARHRLDPNIDFWRQLKEGADRFEATGREPLVTVAGGRYAFAPYPDPAVEAAAQAHHAAEEARIGDLVARGIEAVRTTYADGGQHPVFAALLRRGAPLGEVSRPEALAFAGHEVVTIPAHRVRLAAPPPSAPVLIPLPVIATEPSLFARTPLAEGATRLSLALPAPAGRPLLVGAPRLGAEPTRFDPLRADPNWLAAAQGPRPQERLSALP; encoded by the coding sequence ATGGCGAGGTCTCGCGCGAGGATCCTGGCGCTGGTCGCCGCCGCGCTGGCGCTGCTGCCGGCCGGCCCCGGCCGGGCCGCGCCCGCCCCCAAGCACCTCCCTGCCAAGCACCTCTCTGCCAAGCACCTGGCCCCGATCCCGGGGCCGACCCTCGCCCTGATGGCCGCGCGGGGCACCGCGCCGGGCGCCCCGATCCTGATGCGCGCCTTCAAGAAGGAGGCCGAGATCGAGGTCTGGACGCGCGGCGCCGACGGGCGCTTCGCGCACCTCAAGACCTTCCCGATCTGCCGCTGGTCGGGCCAGCTCGGCCCCAAGCGGAGGAGCGGCGACCGCCAGGCGCCGGAGGGTTTCTACAGCATCCGCCCGGCGCAGATGAACCCGAATTCCCGCTACTACCTGTCCTTCGACGTCGGCTACCCCAACGCCTACGACCGGGCGCATGGCGGCACCGGATCCGCCCTGATGGTGCACGGCACCTGCTCCTCGGCCGGGTGCTTCGCCATGACCGACGCGCAGGTGAGCGAGATCTTCGCGCTCGCCCGCGAGGCCTTCGCGGGCGGGCAGGCCGCCTTCCAGTTCCAGGCCTATCCGTTCCGGATGAGCGCCGCCGCGCTGGCGCGGCATCGCCTTGACCCCAACATCGATTTCTGGCGCCAGCTCAAGGAGGGGGCGGACCGCTTCGAGGCGACCGGCCGCGAGCCGCTCGTCACCGTCGCGGGCGGGCGCTACGCCTTCGCGCCCTATCCGGACCCGGCCGTGGAGGCGGCCGCCCAGGCCCACCACGCCGCCGAGGAGGCGAGGATCGGCGACCTCGTGGCGCGGGGGATCGAGGCGGTGCGCACCACCTACGCGGATGGCGGCCAGCACCCCGTCTTCGCGGCGCTGCTGCGCCGGGGCGCGCCCCTCGGCGAGGTCAGCCGGCCGGAGGCGCTCGCCTTCGCGGGCCACGAGGTGGTGACGATCCCGGCCCACCGCGTCCGCCTCGCCGCCCCTCCCCCGTCCGCGCCGGTGCTCATCCCGCTGCCGGTGATCGCGACCGAGCCGTCCCTCTTCGCCCGCACGCCCCTGGCGGAGGGCGCGACGCGGCTCTCCCTGGCGCTGCCGGCCCCGGCGGGCCGGCCGCTCCTCGTCGGCGCGCCGCGCCTCGGCGCCGAGCCGACCCGGTTCGACCCGTTGCGGGCCGATCCCAACTGGCTCGCCGCGGCCCAGGGGCCGCGCCCCCAGGAGCGGCTCAGCGCCCTGCCCTGA
- a CDS encoding DUF1643 domain-containing protein: MGLAIQGSATFSACGQHRPRLDRWWSDAPRALVCAANPSRADAARQDPTNCRLVALLRGRPGIGGYTLVNAEDRITPHPEALRRWLAGLTPAARAARREANLAVIRALASAAPLRVAAWGTLLAPGPDQERLVAALTLDGAHDLYAFGLTAEGAPIHPLARGRWRVPLGAPLVLWRRGSGRAPPFPGAASHPAVPGREDGPSRP, translated from the coding sequence GTGGGCCTCGCGATCCAAGGCTCGGCCACCTTCAGCGCCTGCGGGCAGCACCGTCCGCGCCTCGACCGCTGGTGGTCGGACGCGCCCCGCGCCCTGGTCTGCGCGGCCAATCCGAGCCGGGCGGATGCCGCGCGCCAGGACCCGACCAATTGCCGGCTCGTGGCCCTGCTCCGGGGCCGGCCGGGGATCGGCGGCTACACGCTCGTCAATGCCGAGGACCGCATCACCCCGCATCCGGAGGCGCTGCGCCGCTGGCTCGCGGGCCTGACCCCCGCGGCCCGCGCGGCGCGGCGCGAGGCGAACCTCGCCGTCATCCGGGCGCTCGCCTCGGCGGCGCCCCTGCGCGTCGCGGCCTGGGGAACGCTCCTTGCGCCGGGGCCGGACCAGGAGCGCCTCGTCGCGGCGCTCACGCTGGACGGGGCGCACGACCTCTACGCCTTCGGGCTGACGGCCGAGGGGGCCCCGATCCACCCGCTGGCGCGGGGGCGCTGGCGCGTGCCCCTCGGGGCGCCGCTGGTGCTCTGGCGCCGCGGCTCCGGCCGGGCCCCGCCCTTCCCGGGAGCGGCGTCGCATCCGGCTGTTCCCGGGCGCGAGGACGGGCCCTCCCGCCCGTGA
- the lipB gene encoding lipoyl(octanoyl) transferase LipB, which produces MVNARLSVLPHALPPPPGAPPVEWAVSEGLTAYREAEAAMEARAAAIARGEARERVWLVEHPPLYTAGTSAKEADLVAPDRFPVHRTGRGGQFTYHGPGQRVAYVMLDLNRRRPDLRLYVAALETWLIATLDAFTVRGERREDRVGVWVRRPEKGEGVEDKIAAIGIRVRRWVTFHGISLNVEPDLTHFDGIVPCGVRAHGVTSLVDLGRPVTMPEVDAVLRARFEEVFGETILA; this is translated from the coding sequence TTGGTAAACGCCCGCCTCTCCGTGCTGCCGCACGCCCTGCCGCCCCCGCCCGGCGCGCCGCCCGTCGAGTGGGCGGTGAGCGAGGGCCTCACCGCTTACCGGGAGGCCGAGGCCGCCATGGAGGCCCGCGCCGCCGCCATCGCGCGGGGCGAGGCGCGCGAGCGCGTCTGGCTGGTGGAGCACCCGCCCCTCTACACGGCCGGCACTTCGGCCAAGGAGGCGGACCTGGTGGCGCCCGACCGCTTCCCGGTCCACCGCACCGGGCGGGGCGGGCAATTCACCTATCACGGGCCGGGCCAGCGGGTGGCCTACGTCATGCTCGACCTCAACCGGCGCCGGCCCGACCTGCGGCTCTACGTGGCGGCCCTGGAGACGTGGCTGATCGCCACCCTCGACGCCTTCACGGTGCGGGGCGAGCGGCGGGAGGACCGCGTCGGCGTCTGGGTGCGCCGGCCCGAGAAGGGGGAGGGGGTCGAGGACAAGATCGCGGCGATCGGGATCCGGGTGCGCCGCTGGGTGACCTTCCACGGCATCAGCCTCAACGTCGAGCCGGACCTGACCCATTTCGACGGGATCGTGCCCTGCGGGGTGCGGGCGCACGGGGTCACGAGCCTCGTCGATCTCGGCCGCCCGGTGACGATGCCGGAGGTGGACGCGGTGCTGCGCGCGCGCTTCGAGGAGGTGTTCGGCGAGACGATCCTCGCCTGA
- a CDS encoding FliM/FliN family flagellar motor switch protein yields MAVLEELKVDLTVVLGRTRMPIHMLLRMGRGAVIELDATDSDMVDILANDHPIARGQIVVTGNRISVEVTELIRKADVVREPGVRVGEGAGALLSEAPTPP; encoded by the coding sequence GTGGCGGTTCTCGAAGAGCTCAAGGTGGATCTCACGGTCGTGCTCGGCCGGACCCGGATGCCGATCCACATGCTGTTGCGCATGGGGCGCGGCGCGGTGATCGAACTCGATGCGACCGATTCCGATATGGTCGATATCCTGGCCAACGACCACCCGATCGCCCGCGGGCAGATCGTGGTGACGGGCAACCGCATCTCCGTGGAGGTGACGGAGCTGATCCGCAAGGCCGACGTGGTGCGCGAGCCCGGCGTGCGCGTCGGCGAGGGCGCCGGCGCCCTCCTGAGCGAGGCCCCGACCCCGCCGTGA
- a CDS encoding DUF4267 domain-containing protein, which translates to MASADQHLSSSELSFWAVLGLAAVFLCLSGLFIAAPTAGASIFGIPAPGNVSDAYLRAIGFRDAALALYLAGLVCFSSRRAVGIVLSATVLIPVCDVTLVLSVGTAAWWQIGLHAISATILIVMSIWVLR; encoded by the coding sequence GTGGCTTCTGCCGACCAACACCTATCCAGTTCAGAGCTGAGCTTCTGGGCCGTCCTGGGCCTCGCGGCGGTGTTCTTGTGCCTGAGCGGCCTGTTCATCGCAGCCCCGACCGCCGGAGCTTCGATCTTCGGCATACCGGCTCCTGGCAATGTCTCTGATGCGTATCTGCGTGCCATCGGTTTCCGAGACGCTGCCTTGGCCCTCTATCTGGCCGGGCTCGTCTGCTTCTCGTCCAGACGTGCGGTGGGCATCGTCCTGAGCGCAACCGTCCTCATTCCGGTCTGTGATGTCACCCTCGTCTTGTCGGTGGGCACCGCCGCCTGGTGGCAGATCGGGCTTCACGCCATCAGTGCAACTATCTTGATCGTTATGTCTATCTGGGTGCTGAGATGA
- a CDS encoding VOC family protein, which translates to MLRLDHLVIVAPTLAEGEAHVQACLGLPMRAGGRHPQMGTHNLVLRLGDDLYLEVIARDPEAPAPAGPRWFGLDDLDAVRAAWARGRRLRTLVARTGAIAAVAAAHGALVGCPARISRGERSWLFALRPDGTLPEDGAVPSVIDWEGLPGPAGAMPEAGARLVRLDLAHPEPDRIAALHARLGLVDPPAFRAGPDFALRALVRTPAGERVLT; encoded by the coding sequence ATGCTGCGGCTCGACCATTTGGTGATCGTCGCCCCGACGCTCGCCGAGGGCGAGGCGCATGTTCAGGCGTGCCTCGGGCTGCCGATGCGGGCCGGCGGCCGCCATCCCCAGATGGGCACGCACAACCTCGTCCTGCGGCTCGGGGACGACCTCTATCTGGAGGTGATCGCGCGCGACCCCGAGGCACCGGCGCCGGCCGGGCCGCGTTGGTTCGGCCTCGACGACCTGGACGCGGTGCGGGCGGCCTGGGCGCGCGGGCGGCGGCTGCGCACGCTGGTGGCGCGGACGGGAGCGATCGCCGCGGTCGCGGCCGCGCATGGCGCCCTGGTGGGGTGCCCGGCGCGGATCTCGCGGGGGGAGCGGTCCTGGCTGTTCGCCCTGCGGCCGGACGGCACCCTGCCGGAGGACGGCGCCGTGCCCAGCGTGATCGACTGGGAGGGGCTCCCGGGCCCGGCCGGCGCGATGCCGGAGGCGGGGGCGCGGCTCGTCCGCCTCGACCTCGCGCATCCCGAGCCGGACCGGATCGCGGCGCTGCACGCGCGGCTCGGCCTCGTCGACCCGCCCGCCTTCCGGGCGGGCCCGGACTTCGCGCTGCGGGCGCTGGTGCGCACGCCGGCGGGGGAGCGCGTCCTCACCTGA
- the pheT gene encoding phenylalanine--tRNA ligase subunit beta, which produces MKFTLSWLKDHLDTDASLDVIVETLTRIGLEVERVENRAADLAAYRIAAVLTAEPHPNADRLRVCTVDLGDGAAPVQVVCGAPNARAGMRSVFAPPGTYVPGKNITLSVGTIRGVESRGMLCSGAELGLSEDHDGILDLPADAPVGETYAAYAGLDDPVIEINLTPNRPDCTGVAGIARDLAAAGLGRLRRETLPTLRGEGPCPVAVTRALAPEDGHLCPLFGLRLVRGVRNGPSPEWLQRRLKAIGLRPINALVDITNFITFDRGRPLHVFDAAKVRGDLTVRRAREGEELLALDGRTYQLDDGIVVIADAAGPESIAGIMGGEPSGCDESTTDVLIESALWDPRTIARTGRRLGIITDARYRFERGVDPAFTLPGLDLATRMVIELCGGVPTEATVAGERPETDRVIDFPWTEVRRLSGLDLPRPEMKVTLEALGFHVSGSGDRVKVLPPSWRPDVEGKADLVEEIVRIAGLDRIEPKPLPRVEAAVIRPVLTVLQKRTRLAKRELAARGLVEAVTWSFIAKADAEAFGGGRPDLALANPIAADLSDMRPSLLPGLLRAGQRNADRGYPDVALFEVGQCFASDAPEGQTMRAAALRRGSARAAGAGRHWDGAARPVDAYEAKADALALLTALGVPVGGLQVVAGGPDWFHPGRSGTLQFGPRTPIGHFGEVHPRVLRALDVKGPVVAFEIVLDALPLPKHRPTKVKPAAKLSDFQPLSRDFAFVVGRDGAAGDILRAVQGAERTLVAGAEVFDVYEGPGIGADQKSVAVAVRLQPVDRTLTEADIEAVSARIVAEVAKKTGATLRG; this is translated from the coding sequence ATGAAATTCACCCTCTCCTGGCTCAAGGACCACCTCGACACCGACGCGTCCCTCGACGTCATCGTCGAGACGCTGACCCGCATCGGGCTCGAAGTGGAGCGCGTCGAGAACAGGGCGGCGGACCTCGCCGCCTACCGGATCGCCGCCGTGCTCACCGCCGAGCCGCATCCCAATGCCGACCGGCTGCGGGTCTGCACCGTCGATCTCGGGGACGGGGCCGCGCCCGTCCAGGTCGTCTGCGGCGCGCCGAACGCGCGGGCGGGCATGCGCAGCGTCTTCGCGCCGCCCGGCACCTACGTGCCGGGCAAGAACATCACCCTGTCGGTCGGCACGATCCGGGGCGTCGAGAGCCGCGGCATGCTCTGCTCGGGGGCCGAGCTCGGCCTCTCGGAGGACCACGACGGCATCCTCGACCTGCCGGCGGACGCGCCCGTGGGCGAGACCTACGCGGCCTATGCGGGCCTCGACGACCCGGTGATCGAGATCAACCTGACGCCGAACCGGCCCGACTGCACGGGCGTCGCCGGCATCGCCCGCGACCTCGCGGCGGCCGGGCTCGGGCGGCTCAGGCGCGAGACCCTGCCGACCCTGCGCGGGGAGGGGCCCTGCCCGGTCGCGGTGACCCGCGCCCTCGCCCCCGAGGACGGCCATCTCTGCCCGCTCTTCGGCCTGCGGCTCGTGCGCGGCGTGCGCAACGGCCCCTCGCCCGAATGGCTGCAGCGCCGCCTCAAGGCGATCGGCCTGCGGCCGATCAATGCGCTGGTCGACATCACGAACTTCATCACCTTCGACCGCGGCCGGCCGCTCCACGTCTTCGACGCCGCCAAGGTGAGGGGGGACCTCACGGTGCGCCGGGCGCGCGAGGGCGAGGAGCTCCTCGCCCTCGACGGCCGGACCTACCAGCTCGACGACGGGATCGTGGTCATCGCCGACGCGGCGGGGCCGGAATCGATCGCCGGCATCATGGGCGGGGAGCCTTCGGGCTGCGACGAATCCACCACCGACGTGCTGATCGAATCGGCGCTTTGGGACCCGCGCACCATCGCCCGGACCGGGCGGCGGCTCGGGATCATCACGGATGCCCGCTACCGGTTCGAGCGCGGCGTCGACCCGGCCTTCACCCTGCCCGGCCTCGACCTCGCGACCCGGATGGTGATCGAGCTCTGCGGCGGCGTCCCGACCGAGGCGACGGTCGCGGGCGAGAGGCCCGAGACCGACCGCGTCATCGATTTCCCCTGGACGGAGGTGCGCCGCCTCTCGGGGCTCGACCTGCCGCGGCCCGAGATGAAGGTGACGCTGGAGGCGCTGGGCTTCCACGTCTCCGGCAGCGGCGACCGGGTCAAGGTGCTGCCGCCCTCCTGGCGGCCGGACGTCGAGGGCAAGGCCGACCTCGTCGAGGAGATCGTGCGCATCGCCGGCCTCGACCGGATCGAGCCGAAGCCGCTGCCGCGGGTCGAGGCGGCGGTGATCCGCCCGGTCCTGACGGTGCTGCAGAAGCGCACCCGCCTCGCCAAGCGCGAACTCGCCGCGCGCGGCCTCGTCGAGGCGGTGACGTGGTCCTTCATCGCCAAGGCGGATGCCGAGGCGTTCGGCGGCGGGCGGCCGGACCTGGCGCTGGCGAACCCGATCGCGGCGGACCTCTCGGACATGCGCCCGAGCCTGCTGCCCGGCCTGTTGCGGGCGGGCCAGCGCAACGCCGACCGGGGCTACCCGGACGTCGCCCTGTTCGAGGTCGGGCAGTGCTTCGCCTCCGACGCGCCCGAGGGCCAGACCATGCGGGCGGCGGCCCTGCGGCGGGGCAGCGCGCGCGCCGCCGGCGCGGGCCGGCACTGGGACGGCGCGGCGCGGCCGGTCGACGCCTACGAGGCGAAGGCGGATGCGCTGGCGCTGCTCACGGCCCTCGGCGTGCCGGTCGGCGGGCTGCAGGTCGTGGCCGGCGGGCCGGACTGGTTCCATCCCGGCCGCTCCGGCACGCTGCAATTCGGGCCGAGGACCCCGATCGGGCATTTCGGCGAAGTGCATCCCCGGGTGCTCAGGGCGCTCGACGTGAAGGGACCGGTCGTCGCCTTCGAGATCGTGCTCGACGCCCTGCCCCTGCCCAAGCACCGGCCGACCAAGGTCAAGCCGGCCGCGAAGCTCTCGGATTTCCAGCCGCTGAGCCGCGACTTCGCCTTCGTGGTGGGCCGCGACGGCGCGGCCGGCGACATCCTGCGCGCCGTGCAGGGGGCCGAGCGGACGCTCGTCGCGGGGGCCGAGGTCTTCGACGTCTACGAGGGGCCGGGGATCGGGGCGGACCAGAAGTCCGTCGCGGTCGCGGTGCGGCTGCAGCCGGTTGACCGCACCCTCACGGAGGCCGACATCGAGGCGGTGAGCGCCCGGATCGTCGCCGAGGTGGCGAAGAAGACCGGCGCCACGCTGCGGGGCTGA
- the pheS gene encoding phenylalanine--tRNA ligase subunit alpha: MTDLHSLESDLLAQVEGAADEAALEGVRVAALGKKGAVSELLKTLGSLSPEERRERGPLINGLRDRVQGAILARRETLAEAALAARLSAERIDVTLPVREGPETRGRVHPITQVIDEITAIFGDMGFAVAEGPDIETDELNFTALNFPEGHPAREMHDTFFLPPGRDGTRKLLRTHTSPVQVRTMRSQQPPIRVICPGRTYRHDSDQTHTPMFHQVEGLVIDRTATLAHLKWILEEFCKAFFEVESVKMRFRPSFFPFTEPSAEVDIQCSRKGGEIRFGEGDDWLEILGCGMVHPNVLRQCGLDPDEVQGFAWGMGIDRIAMLKYGMPDLRPFFEADVRWLDHYGFRPLDIPSLVGGLTG; the protein is encoded by the coding sequence ATGACCGATCTTCACAGCCTCGAATCCGACCTCCTGGCGCAGGTCGAGGGCGCCGCCGACGAGGCCGCGCTCGAAGGCGTGCGGGTGGCCGCCCTCGGCAAGAAGGGCGCCGTCTCCGAACTCCTGAAGACCCTGGGGAGCCTGTCGCCCGAGGAGCGCAGGGAGCGCGGCCCGCTGATCAACGGACTTCGCGACCGGGTCCAGGGCGCGATCCTGGCCCGCCGCGAGACGCTCGCCGAGGCGGCCCTCGCGGCGCGGCTCTCCGCCGAGCGCATCGACGTGACGCTCCCGGTGCGCGAGGGCCCCGAGACGCGCGGGCGCGTCCACCCGATCACCCAGGTGATCGACGAGATCACGGCGATCTTCGGCGACATGGGCTTCGCGGTGGCCGAGGGGCCGGACATCGAGACGGACGAGCTCAACTTCACGGCCCTGAACTTCCCCGAGGGCCATCCGGCCCGGGAGATGCACGACACCTTCTTCCTGCCGCCGGGCCGCGACGGGACGCGCAAGCTCCTGCGCACCCACACCTCGCCGGTGCAGGTCCGCACGATGCGCAGCCAGCAGCCGCCGATCCGGGTGATCTGCCCCGGCCGCACCTACCGGCACGATTCCGACCAGACCCACACGCCGATGTTCCACCAGGTCGAGGGCCTGGTGATCGACCGCACGGCGACGCTCGCCCACCTGAAGTGGATCCTGGAGGAGTTCTGCAAGGCGTTCTTCGAGGTCGAGAGCGTGAAGATGCGCTTCCGGCCCTCGTTCTTCCCGTTCACGGAGCCCTCCGCCGAGGTCGACATCCAGTGCTCGCGCAAGGGCGGGGAGATCCGCTTCGGCGAGGGCGACGACTGGCTGGAGATCCTGGGCTGCGGCATGGTGCACCCGAACGTGCTGCGCCAGTGCGGCCTCGACCCGGACGAGGTGCAGGGCTTCGCCTGGGGCATGGGCATCGACCGCATCGCGATGCTCAAGTACGGCATGCCGGACCTGCGCCCGTTCTTCGAGGCGGACGTGCGCTGGCTCGACCATTACGGCTTCCGGCCCCTCGACATTCCGAGCCTCGTCGGCGGGCTCACGGGCTGA
- the rplT gene encoding 50S ribosomal protein L20 — MARVKRGVTSHAKHKKVLKAAKGYYGRRKNTIRIAKQAVEKGLQYAYRDRKNRKRNFRSLWIQRLNAAAREHGLTYSRLIDGLAKAGIVVDRKALSELAIHEPAAFAAVVEQARAALPAETAQAA, encoded by the coding sequence ATGGCACGCGTCAAGCGCGGCGTAACGAGTCACGCCAAGCACAAGAAGGTGCTGAAGGCCGCCAAGGGCTATTACGGCCGGCGCAAGAACACGATCCGCATCGCCAAGCAGGCGGTGGAGAAGGGCCTCCAATACGCCTACCGCGACCGGAAGAACCGGAAGCGCAACTTCCGCTCGCTGTGGATCCAGCGCCTCAACGCGGCGGCCCGGGAGCACGGCCTGACCTATTCGCGCCTGATCGACGGGCTCGCCAAGGCGGGCATCGTCGTGGACCGCAAGGCGCTCTCCGAGCTCGCCATCCACGAGCCGGCGGCCTTCGCGGCCGTGGTCGAGCAGGCCCGGGCGGCCCTGCCGGCCGAGACCGCGCAGGCGGCGTAG
- the rpmI gene encoding 50S ribosomal protein L35 — MPKLKTKSGAKKRFKITGTGKVLYAQAGKRHGMIKRTTKQIRNLRGTTTLFEGDAANVKKFFLPNG; from the coding sequence ATGCCCAAGCTCAAGACCAAGTCGGGCGCCAAGAAGCGCTTCAAGATCACCGGGACCGGCAAGGTCCTGTACGCCCAGGCCGGCAAGCGCCACGGGATGATCAAGCGGACCACGAAGCAGATCCGCAACCTGCGCGGCACGACCACCCTGTTCGAGGGCGACGCCGCCAACGTGAAGAAGTTCTTCCTGCCGAACGGCTGA